The region acgtgtcagcagtgcgcatgcgcacaacgtaGAGGGatcgcgcgcgtctcacggacgtacgtgagattcaattctttgcgtgcgtttcttgcgcccGTAGAGAGCTTCACGCGGGAGTTTCGCGAGATCGcaaacaagcgatagcgggccgcgggCGCGGACGGCTTGCATCGGAACACGGCGACAGGATGGCTGGAGCAGCTCCGCGCCTTCGCTTTTCGAAAAGCGATGATTTAGACCTGCTATGCGACGTGAGGGAATGTAACCCTTTCGAGGAGAACATGAGGCACACAGTGCGGTGGGCAGAGATCGCTGTCCGCTTGACGGAGTCTAAACAAAAAGTGTTCAGCTCCCGCACTGTTCGCGACCTGACGGACCTGCTGTTCGCGCAACATGCTGACCGAGACCGGAGAAACCTCCGCAGGTAAGTCACTTTGTGGTTTCCATTGAGCGCACAACACAAAGCGCAAGATAGTGTGGTCAGTACAAACATTTCTTTGGTGCCTACTCCTAGGTCCGGAACCGAGGAGGAGTACTCCGAACAAGACCAGTTACTCGAAGAAATTTTGACAATCGCGAAAGAGAACGGCTATAAAATAAGAATCTTTAAGAAGGCACCGCTGGGCTCTGGCAGCCGAAACACATCAACCGTCGGTAGAAGTTCAGCGGCCCATGCGAGAGACGCCGCAACGGACGCACACGCAGCGGGCCTCGGCGACACAGCAGAATGTAAGCATCTCGGATCTCGTCTTCCACTTTAAATAGGGAAGCATTATTTAGCGAGTACTCGGAAAACAAAAATTAGTCAAATCCTGCTCTTCACATAACGCGTTACTCACTTGAATGCGTAGGTCTCCATAAATAGGTATGGGAAACCAAAAGCTGTATATCGTGAATAACAATTCCAGCAACCACCACATAATGTGCCGGGACTCAAACTCCCAGCTTTCAGCGCCTTGAAGTGCTGGGCAATTTGATCAATTGGGGGCAATTTGACAGATGGGGCTTAGATTTGAAAAGTGTGGGTCACTTAAAATATTTCAGCGGGGCCAACTGGAAAGTCTGGGAGTGTCCCTTGACGTGGGAAAACAACCAAGAAGTTTGAAAGGTGCACGTACCAAAAATTGGCGGGTTGGTCCTTGAACTTCGCAGGAATGCCTGCGCATTGTCGGACAACGCCTGTGGAGGTTCTCAATTTCTTCCTCTAGTCCTCTATGCGGCCGATACAGCTGGGTCTAGTTTTATGGTATCTTTTGGTACAATTTCAGGCGCTGGCTCAAAtacagcgacgcagctcttgtcACAGGTTGTGAGCGGATGCAATGACGATGAAGGCATCGAGGAATCATACTCTCCACCTGAACTCGACATGGACGATGCACCGACTGTGTTCAGCCCCAGTTGTAGCACAGAGTGCAGTCAAGTGCGTTCACCGGCAAGCATCAGCAGCCCACCAACAAATGCACGTCAGGGTGCCGAAGGAAACGAGGATCAGCCACAGCCTCCTAGGAGTGAGTCCACGCGTGGCCGCGGTAACAATACTTTCTCAATTTAGTTGCATTTATCAGCCGCTGAAAATTTTTGGCTTTTCAATTCCACCTGCGTGCATGTTGACAACAGCGAATGCTAGTAATGACATGAACTGACACAATGTGCCGTTGACAAGAGAACTGCTATCAAATATATTTTGAATTGGCAATCCAAGCAGGCATGTTAAAGTGTTTTGGCCTCAACCTCAATAATTATACCTTTGGCACATATAGGAGCATCTCATATATGTTTCTGCAAGAAACCCTCATGCTGCTGAATAAATTATTACGTTGATGCCTATTATAGCATGCCAATTCGATTCTGCACTCAAGACCACCCGTTATTTCTTTCTTATCATATTCGAGGACGTACAAAGCAGCTTGTGATGTTTGTGTGGGCACCTTAGTCTGTATGAATAAATGTGTCCCAAATTAGTGCAGTGCTCTCATCTGTGGTGCCGTGCCAGTAGGTACGGAAAaggtacagtaaaaaaaaatggtatcTTGTGTGTGTATGACTTACCCCAAAAAATGTGTTTGCACAAAAGCCCTCTTAAAGATGTGTCGTCACACTGGTGTATTTTTACTAAGGGTGCATTTTCCTACACTGCCGTATCTTACAGGAAAAAGAAATCAGGCTGGAGGGCTTGACCAAGCTGACTACGACTTCATGGAAAAAAGGATGAAGCATGATCAGTTTGTGAAGCAGAAAGACTATGTCATCGAATCGAGGCGCATCGCACTGGAGGAACAGTGCCATGCCTGGGAAAAGGAGAAATCTCTTAGGGAAATGGAATTGAAAGAGCAAGAAATGAATCAAAACGCCTTTGACAAGGAGGAGGAAAGACGCATACGATCAGAAGAGCGTGCTGAGGAAAGGCGTCAGAGGGCAGAACGTGCTGAGGAAAGGCGCGAAAGGGCTGAAGAGCGCCGCATGTTTACAGCTCAGCAGCAAAGATTTACGAGCATCATGGAAAGCATTTTGAGCAAAATTGGCACACTGGAAGATGTTGTAATAAACAACAAATAAAACACTGTAGATTTTGGCATTGCAATTGCAATAGGATTGACAAACTCATCTCAGAATTGCTCACAGGTTGTAACTCAACTGCAGCAGCCACACAAAATAGTGTCGTTGACACTGAGACTCcacagaacagaaaaagaaagctggcaCCAAAGCAACGTGGAAAGCATTGTGCTTCAGACATGTGTCCAGTTAGGCACTAAACATATAAAAACATGACAGCTATTACGAACAATCACTTCTACAATGGTAAAGGCAATCTGGAAAGCATAATGCCTTATGTTTGAGACAGTACTTCAGTGATGTGGCCTCAGGTACTCATTTAGACTAGGTGGATGTAGCTCAAAGTACTGAGACACCTGGCTGCCGTACAAACACGTGTGACAGTTAGTCAGAATAGTGGCTGCTTTTTACATGTGAGCGACTTCTTGTCGGAGCAATTTCTTACGAACAATCACTTCTACAAGGGTCAAGGCAATCTGGAAAGCACAATGCCTTATATTTCAGACAGTACTTCAGTGATGTGGCCTCAGGTACTCATTTAAACTGGGTGGATGTAGTTCAAAGTACTGAGACACCTGGCTGCCGTAAAAACACGTGTGATAGTTGGTCAGAATAGTCGCTGCTTTGTACATGTGAGCGACTTCTTGTCGCAGcaatttctgatttttttttaaatccagaAACGCAAATTCATTGATCACCTTCCCAAATCCCCATTCAACAGCCTGGCGAACATGACTCATGCTAGTGTTCAATGCCAACTGCGTTGTCGTCAGCGAAGAGCCGCCATAGGGCTTCATTAAAAGTGGCTTCAGTGGGTATGCAGGATCGCCGTATATGACGAACTGGTGGGGCCCCACCAACTTTTCCAGTTTCGCATAGAGGCCACTGCTCTGGAGTATCCctgcaacaacaacagaaaagaaATTCAACTGACTAACAAAATGAGACAACATCGGTCATGTTAAAATTAGTACTTTAAGTAAACATTTGCCTCACCAACTAAACCTCAAGGCGTCAAGAAAGCTATGTAATAGCAAGTGTGAACATATGCGGAAAACTATTTcaaacatattgacacgtgtacttatctttatcgggcaaccacgtttcgccgcttaacaactgtaatcgcacagcgagggacgcgcctgcatgtatccgacgtttctggaaagttatcgacgcttctatccgcgtgtctgttgtcgccgaaccttgtgttatcagatttcatcgcgtgacacgaatggtgtagaactctgtggaagacacgcgggtcccatcagttaatctggaacattcgacgactgatctataaaagccgacgcgcttgacccgctgatcagattttcgacgatcgccgactgtgttcgccgctatcgttgtgctttaagtgtagcctgttttgtgggcacaggttcgcccaataaaagctagttttgtctttcacagaactgctactgtgttctctctttaccgtcactaccacatgacatctggtggaggtgcttgtgcgttcatgtaccgaacgcccccgcaaagccgcgatccaagtccgaagcccgaggacaaaaccaacgtcgcccaagaccagcgagctagccgccggctgcaaggactgcccccagagcacggactcctacctgagacgagcaggaagattgccaccaagtcctccccaatggccgccccagcatcccccgtcgtgctgcagcagcccagggagccccccacgttccgcggttcaacattcgaggacccggaaacctggctcgagatgtacgagagggtcgctgcatttaacagctggaacagcgacgacaaactgcgacatgtcttcttcgcattggaagacgctgccaggacgtggttcgagaacagagaagccacgttaacgacctgggaccttttccgaagcgccttcctgaagacattcacaagcgtcgttcgccgagaacgagccaaagcactactggaaacccgagtgcagctgcccaacgagaccacggcgatttttacagaagaaatgagccgcctattccgccacgccgacccggaaatgtccgaggaaaagaaagtccggctactaatgcgtggtgttaaggaggaacttttcgccggtatggtacgaaacccgccgaagactgtcgacgagtttcttcgcgaggccactagcatcgagaagacactcgagatgcgaaaccggcaattcgaccgccgcaccggagttcaatcactggcctcctaagacctgcgcgaggctatcagggcagtcgtacgagaggagcttcagaagatcttcccgtcgtcgcagcctcaagtggcctcgatcgctgacatcgtcaaagatgaggttcagaggtcgcttggagttcccgaggtgcaacctcaattaccgcaaccccagcccgaagcgatgacctacgccgccgtcgtacgc is a window of Dermacentor albipictus isolate Rhodes 1998 colony unplaced genomic scaffold, USDA_Dalb.pri_finalv2 scaffold_31, whole genome shotgun sequence DNA encoding:
- the LOC135909876 gene encoding uncharacterized protein; translated protein: MSSVASEVIFYIVSEFHHLFEDCNNHDWLCPATLGEFANATRNRGAALTNCWAFIDDTARPICRPKRNQCDYFSGHKRMHMLKYQSVMCPNGIVCQLDGPYTGRRHDAGILQSSGLYAKLEKLVGPHQFVIYGDPAYPLKPLLMKPYGGSSLTTTQLALNTSMSHVRQAVEWGFGKVINEFAFLDLKKNQKLLRQEVAHMYKAATILTNYHTCFYGSQVSQYFELHPPSLNEYLRPHH
- the LOC139052740 gene encoding chromatin assembly factor 1 subunit A-like; the protein is MRHTVRWAEIAVRLTESKQKVFSSRTVRDLTDLLFAQHADRDRRNLRRSGTEEEYSEQDQLLEEILTIAKENGYKIRIFKKAPLGSGSRNTSTVGRSSAAHARDAATDAHAAGLGDTAECAGSNTATQLLSQVVSGCNDDEGIEESYSPPELDMDDAPTVFSPSCSTECSQVRSPASISSPPTNARQGAEGNEDQPQPPRRKRNQAGGLDQADYDFMEKRMKHDQFVKQKDYVIESRRIALEEQCHAWEKEKSLREMELKEQEMNQNAFDKEEERRIRSEERAEERRQRAERAEERRERAEERRMFTAQQQRFTSIMESILSKIGTLEDVVINNK